AGGAATATTGATCAACAGGAACCATCAACCCTTCAAAAAAACCGGCAAACGCGATCAGATCCTCTCCTTCCAGAGGATTGACCAGTTTAGGCCCGGTCATCCTTAAAATCCCCAGACCCGCATGAATTGCCATATCCACCAGTTTGTGACCGAAAGCACCGACCCGCATCAGATTCAACGGTTCAATGGCAAAATGGTTGAGCGATATTCTGGTGATTTCTACGGCCGCATTGACGGTTTGGTCTGTATGGATATGTTTGACGGGGTTTTTTCTGATTTTACGAACTACCTCAAAGACCATCTCAGCATCACCGGGACCCACAGGGCAGGCCAGCATATAGCGTCCACTTTGTTCGATCACAATGGTATCTTCCACCCATTGCGCAAACTTCAACAATTGTGTTGAATCCATCTGACGCAATAATCTACCGGATGTTGTTCGGGTCAATCCGACTGAAGTCTGAATTCCCATCGTGACCAGACGTTGTCCGAAATTTCCGGCATGAATCAGATCCAGTGGTCTCAGAAAATAATAATTCAGGGTCACTTCAGAAATTTCACACAGCAGACGGACAATGGCGTCAGCATGTTGCATGATGTCCGGATTATTTCTGATCTCGCTTACTTTTTCAAAAACACGAATCCCCAGTGCTTCGGGAATCGGGCTTGCCAATACATAGGCCATATTCGTCCCATGGGTTCATTGTTTTAAGAATCAGCGTTCTAACATCGGGATTTTGACGCCCAGGTGATCCTGTAGTTTATGGAACATGAGGAGTTCGCTGGAATCAATGGTGCCGTCAGACAGTGCCACAGGAAAAATGTTCTCCAGCAAAATCTTTCTGGCTTCCGGCGATTCTGGGTATTCCAGTGAATGAAGCAGGGACTCAAAATCGGGTGGTTCCATGAAATCTGTCTGAATCAACTGGTTATCACTGTCTGACAGATTCAGAATTTCAGACATTTTAAGGAAATAATCTGCTTCAGAAGGATGCAGAATCCCATCGGCCTGAATCATTGCGACCAACAATCGCAAATAGGTGACCGGTGAAATATTCCATTGTTCCATTTTCTGACGAAGTTGCTGATCAATCAGTGATGAAGGTAATTTAGGCGAGGAGGTCATACGGATTCCATATTTCAAACAGTGGATCAATGA
This is a stretch of genomic DNA from SAR324 cluster bacterium. It encodes these proteins:
- a CDS encoding TerB family tellurite resistance protein, giving the protein MTSSPKLPSSLIDQQLRQKMEQWNISPVTYLRLLVAMIQADGILHPSEADYFLKMSEILNLSDSDNQLIQTDFMEPPDFESLLHSLEYPESPEARKILLENIFPVALSDGTIDSSELLMFHKLQDHLGVKIPMLER